The following are encoded together in the Myxococcus virescens genome:
- a CDS encoding acyl-CoA thioesterase, whose product MTPEPSPKQRIEAGRITEVSLIEMVFPEQTNHYGTLFGGQALALMDKAAFIGASRYARRTVVTASSERVDFHVPVRQGQLVELETRIVATGRTSMTVEVDLYAEDLLTGDRQLGTRGRFVLVALDAHGKPTSVPPLQPPATPELEDAAPAP is encoded by the coding sequence ATGACACCCGAGCCCTCCCCCAAGCAGCGCATCGAAGCGGGACGCATCACCGAGGTCAGCCTCATCGAGATGGTCTTCCCGGAGCAGACAAACCACTACGGCACCCTCTTTGGCGGACAGGCCCTGGCCCTCATGGACAAGGCCGCCTTCATCGGGGCCTCGCGCTACGCACGGCGCACCGTCGTCACCGCCAGCAGCGAGCGTGTCGACTTCCACGTCCCCGTGCGGCAGGGCCAGCTCGTGGAGTTGGAGACCCGCATCGTCGCCACGGGCCGCACGTCCATGACGGTGGAGGTGGACCTCTACGCGGAGGACCTGCTCACGGGGGACCGGCAGCTCGGGACGCGGGGGCGCTTCGTGCTCGTCGCGCTCGACGCCCACGGCAAACCCACGAGCGTTCCGCCGTTGCAGCCTCCGGCGACGCCGGAGCTGGAGGACGCCGCGCCCGCGCCGTGA
- a CDS encoding DUF1501 domain-containing protein: MTAPLTRRHLLRALGVTGAGLVWAPGFLGRALAASPSSAARRTLVTVFLRGGVDGLSLVPPIEDAAYHRARPSLALRATGPDAALKLSGPFGLHPRLDALMPLWHDGRLAVLHGVGLPEPVRSHFDAQDFVESGTPGRKSTPDGWLNRALEEEEGAALRAVALQPTLPRSLFGDAGAVAMGRLEEFRLRGGRRGEDATRGFSALYAGAVDEALRTTGQGAFEAMSLLDEDRLAELPSRAAVAYPKGPLGQRLRDIARLIHGEVGLEVAATESGGWDTHAAQGAATGAFANRCQELGSALSAFSADLGPRLEQVTVVVLTEFGRTVRENGSRGTDHGVGSAMLVLGGGVKGGKVYGRFDSLAPDHLQDGRDVPAWTDVRAPLAEVLRACRPGVELARVFPGFKPPPSLGLFG, from the coding sequence ATGACCGCACCGCTGACTCGCCGCCATCTGTTGCGCGCCCTGGGAGTGACGGGCGCGGGGCTTGTTTGGGCTCCGGGGTTCCTGGGACGGGCGCTCGCCGCAAGTCCATCGTCAGCCGCTCGCCGCACGCTGGTGACAGTCTTCCTGCGCGGAGGCGTGGACGGGCTCTCGCTGGTGCCGCCCATCGAAGATGCGGCGTACCACCGGGCGCGCCCTTCGCTGGCGCTGCGGGCAACCGGGCCGGATGCCGCGCTGAAGCTGTCAGGGCCGTTCGGTTTGCATCCGAGGCTCGATGCGCTGATGCCGCTGTGGCACGACGGCCGGCTGGCGGTGCTGCATGGCGTGGGATTGCCGGAGCCGGTCCGCTCCCACTTCGACGCGCAGGACTTCGTGGAGTCCGGAACGCCGGGGCGCAAGTCGACGCCGGATGGCTGGCTCAACCGCGCGCTGGAGGAAGAGGAGGGCGCCGCGCTGCGCGCCGTGGCGCTGCAACCCACGCTGCCTCGCTCGTTGTTCGGAGACGCGGGGGCGGTGGCCATGGGGCGGCTGGAGGAGTTCCGGTTGCGAGGCGGACGCCGGGGGGAGGATGCCACCCGGGGCTTCAGTGCGCTCTATGCGGGCGCCGTGGACGAGGCGCTGCGGACGACAGGGCAGGGCGCATTCGAGGCGATGTCCCTGCTGGACGAGGACCGGCTGGCGGAGCTGCCTTCGCGCGCGGCGGTGGCGTATCCGAAGGGGCCGCTCGGGCAGCGGCTGCGGGACATCGCGCGGCTCATCCACGGAGAAGTGGGGCTGGAGGTGGCGGCGACGGAGTCGGGCGGTTGGGACACGCATGCCGCCCAGGGGGCCGCGACGGGCGCGTTCGCCAACCGCTGCCAGGAATTGGGGAGCGCGCTGTCTGCCTTCTCCGCGGACCTGGGACCTCGGCTGGAGCAGGTGACGGTGGTGGTGTTGACGGAGTTCGGCCGTACCGTGCGGGAGAACGGCAGTCGCGGAACGGACCACGGTGTGGGCAGCGCGATGCTGGTGCTGGGCGGCGGCGTGAAGGGTGGCAAGGTGTACGGACGCTTCGATTCGCTGGCGCCGGACCACTTGCAGGACGGGCGCGATGTGCCTGCATGGACGGACGTACGCGCGCCGTTGGCGGAAGTCCTGCGTGCCTGTCGGCCCGGTGTGGAGTTGGCGAGGGTGTTCCCTGGCTTCAAGCCGCCTCCGTCACTGGGCTTGTTTGGATAG
- a CDS encoding mersacidin/lichenicidin family type 2 lantibiotic produces the protein MSHSDKNHILRAWRDADYYDSLSDAERAALPASPASVMELEDATLAFITGGDAEATCPATPTPNELTCLYTNCGRIACCR, from the coding sequence ATGAGCCACAGCGACAAGAACCACATCCTCCGCGCCTGGCGTGACGCCGACTACTACGACAGCCTCTCCGACGCGGAGCGCGCCGCGCTTCCGGCGAGCCCCGCCTCCGTCATGGAGCTGGAGGATGCGACGCTGGCGTTCATCACCGGCGGCGATGCCGAGGCCACCTGCCCCGCCACCCCCACGCCCAACGAGCTCACCTGTCTCTATACGAACTGCGGGCGCATCGCCTGCTGCCGCTGA
- a CDS encoding type 2 lanthipeptide synthetase LanM family protein: protein MTSHWVLGHALEERLPSLRMRGTPEAVDEARARRRLERWRKQEPLTRDALWAERLRASGLTEAELHTLLGEPAEALHARMGAPPPWQRVIEQAYVSEISPPFSWPEPMPPGVALLSLVEPLVHAAHARLISALDTCLRDTPGAPFEPEHTARMLLAPLPRMLMPLLGRTLAVELRIAQLEGRLQGDTPEARFQDFAQHLRRRDVALDILARYPVLARQAVEYVTAWEATGVELMQRLARDAAALWHRFHGGVPPGPLVEAQGGLSDPHRGGRTVFLLRFASGLRLVYKPRPLTAEAAFQQLLSWLNARGLTSPLRTAEVLSSEGYGWMEYVEAAPCQSAEEVRRFHLRQGALVALLYALDVTDIHYENLIAVGEHPVLVDLETLFHPHTLAASIRDVEKQPGAVLNGTVLKSGLLPQPAWRAKDGTEVDFSALGAGEGQLTPLGYLVATAHGTDQLRFERRRMEIPGAANRPRMEGQDVSVTVQADALAQGFSTLYRLLAAHRDALLAPGGPLAAFEHAPVRVLFRGTASYDALLHESMHPHAMGDALDRQRFFDHLWLAVKERPYLTALIPLEQEELQRGDIPRFTALPGSKDLWSGAGRHLPDFFDDSGLERARRRLMGLSPDDHERQLGLLRSALGRVQLAASPGDRPRYPFREPSEPAHPDALLTAARRVGERLVALSFSGAGHSHWLSLEMSDTKEWRLVQVGVDFYQGLSGIALVLAQLGALTGEARFTQAARGALRHLTWRLEAAPTQVRGVGILNGWGGILYALTHLGALWGERALFETAESFVGAMAPRVEQDEHLDLGSGCAGALLGLLTLAARHPSERASRLARVCGEKLLQTATPQSHGMGWLSPATGGQPLCGLAHGGAGIALALLRLASATGESRFHTTALEALAYERDRFSPEAGDWPDLRADAGMHGGDGPTFMCGWCNGAPGIGLARISGLPLLDDHRVREEIAAAVRATLAGGLGYNHGLCHGDLGNVLFLLEAARALQDDTLLRRTYQLAGGILQGIESHGHLHGLPDSIETPGLMVGLAGIAHGLLRLAAPERVADVLSVAPPVS from the coding sequence GTGACGTCTCATTGGGTGCTGGGCCATGCCCTGGAAGAGCGGCTGCCATCGCTCCGGATGCGCGGCACGCCGGAGGCGGTGGACGAGGCACGCGCGCGGCGCAGGCTGGAACGCTGGCGCAAACAAGAACCGCTCACGCGGGACGCACTCTGGGCCGAGCGACTGCGTGCCTCGGGGCTGACGGAAGCGGAACTGCACACCCTCCTGGGAGAACCAGCGGAGGCGCTGCATGCACGCATGGGCGCGCCTCCGCCGTGGCAACGTGTCATCGAGCAGGCCTACGTGTCGGAGATATCGCCGCCCTTCTCCTGGCCGGAGCCCATGCCACCGGGCGTGGCCCTGCTCAGCCTGGTCGAACCACTCGTCCATGCGGCACACGCACGGCTCATCTCCGCCCTGGACACCTGCCTGCGTGACACGCCCGGAGCGCCGTTCGAGCCAGAGCACACCGCCCGCATGTTGCTCGCGCCGCTCCCGCGGATGTTGATGCCCTTGCTGGGACGGACGCTCGCGGTGGAGCTGCGCATCGCTCAGCTCGAAGGGCGACTCCAGGGAGACACGCCCGAAGCGCGCTTCCAGGACTTCGCCCAGCACCTCCGGCGACGCGACGTGGCGCTCGACATCCTTGCCCGCTACCCGGTGCTCGCGCGGCAAGCCGTGGAGTACGTCACCGCGTGGGAAGCCACGGGCGTGGAGCTGATGCAGCGGCTGGCCCGGGACGCCGCCGCGCTGTGGCACCGCTTCCACGGCGGCGTTCCTCCCGGCCCACTGGTGGAGGCCCAAGGTGGTCTGTCAGACCCGCACCGAGGTGGACGCACCGTCTTCCTGCTCCGCTTCGCCTCGGGACTGCGGCTCGTGTACAAGCCGCGCCCGCTCACGGCGGAGGCCGCCTTCCAGCAACTCCTCTCCTGGCTGAACGCGCGCGGCCTCACGTCTCCGCTGCGCACGGCGGAGGTCCTCTCCTCGGAGGGCTACGGGTGGATGGAGTACGTGGAGGCCGCGCCCTGCCAGTCAGCCGAGGAGGTGCGGCGCTTCCATCTGCGGCAAGGCGCGCTCGTCGCGCTGCTCTACGCGTTGGACGTCACCGACATCCATTACGAGAACCTCATCGCGGTGGGCGAGCACCCCGTCCTGGTGGACCTGGAGACACTCTTCCATCCACACACGCTCGCAGCATCCATCCGGGACGTGGAGAAGCAACCCGGTGCGGTGCTGAACGGTACGGTGCTCAAGAGCGGGCTGTTGCCCCAACCCGCATGGCGCGCGAAAGACGGCACGGAGGTGGACTTCAGCGCCCTGGGCGCTGGCGAGGGACAGCTCACACCACTGGGCTATCTGGTGGCGACAGCGCACGGCACGGACCAGCTCCGCTTCGAGCGGCGGCGGATGGAGATTCCAGGCGCGGCGAACCGTCCTCGCATGGAAGGACAGGACGTCTCCGTGACGGTGCAAGCGGACGCGCTCGCGCAGGGGTTCTCTACCCTGTACCGGCTACTCGCCGCGCACCGGGATGCGCTGCTCGCCCCAGGAGGGCCGCTCGCGGCTTTCGAGCACGCGCCCGTGCGAGTGCTCTTTCGCGGCACAGCCAGCTACGACGCCCTGCTGCACGAGAGCATGCATCCCCATGCGATGGGGGACGCACTGGACCGGCAGCGCTTCTTCGACCACCTCTGGCTGGCCGTGAAGGAGCGTCCGTACCTGACGGCCCTCATCCCCTTGGAGCAGGAGGAATTGCAGCGCGGCGACATCCCCCGTTTCACCGCCCTGCCCGGCTCGAAGGACCTGTGGTCAGGCGCGGGCCGCCACCTGCCCGACTTCTTCGACGACTCTGGCTTGGAGCGGGCGCGGCGGCGCTTGATGGGGCTGTCGCCGGATGACCACGAGCGGCAGCTCGGCTTGCTGCGAAGCGCGCTCGGCCGGGTCCAGTTGGCGGCAAGCCCTGGCGACCGCCCCCGCTATCCGTTCCGCGAGCCGTCCGAGCCCGCGCACCCAGACGCACTGCTGACGGCTGCACGACGCGTAGGAGAGCGATTGGTGGCGCTGTCGTTCTCCGGCGCGGGCCATTCCCACTGGCTGTCGCTCGAGATGTCCGACACGAAGGAGTGGCGGCTCGTCCAGGTGGGAGTGGACTTCTACCAGGGGCTCTCAGGCATCGCGCTGGTGCTGGCGCAGCTCGGAGCCCTGACGGGCGAAGCACGCTTCACGCAGGCGGCACGAGGCGCACTGCGCCACCTGACCTGGCGCCTGGAGGCCGCGCCAACGCAGGTCCGTGGCGTGGGCATCCTCAATGGCTGGGGCGGCATTCTCTACGCCCTGACCCACCTGGGGGCACTGTGGGGGGAGCGCGCGCTGTTCGAGACCGCCGAGTCGTTCGTGGGCGCCATGGCTCCCCGCGTGGAGCAGGACGAGCACCTGGACCTGGGCAGTGGCTGCGCGGGCGCCCTGCTGGGCCTGCTGACGCTCGCGGCGCGGCATCCGTCCGAGCGAGCGTCACGACTCGCGCGCGTCTGTGGGGAGAAGCTGCTCCAGACGGCCACGCCCCAATCCCATGGCATGGGCTGGCTTTCACCCGCGACCGGTGGCCAGCCGCTGTGCGGACTCGCACATGGAGGAGCGGGCATCGCGCTGGCGCTGCTGCGGCTGGCCTCCGCCACGGGAGAGTCCCGCTTCCACACCACGGCGCTGGAGGCGCTGGCGTATGAGCGTGACCGGTTCTCGCCCGAGGCCGGCGACTGGCCCGACCTCCGCGCCGACGCCGGGATGCACGGCGGTGATGGCCCCACCTTCATGTGTGGCTGGTGCAATGGCGCACCCGGCATCGGGTTGGCGCGCATCTCCGGGCTGCCGCTGCTCGATGACCACCGGGTGCGTGAGGAAATCGCCGCGGCGGTCCGCGCCACGCTCGCGGGAGGCCTCGGCTACAACCATGGCCTGTGTCATGGCGACCTGGGCAACGTGCTCTTCCTGCTGGAGGCCGCGCGCGCACTGCAGGATGACACGCTGCTGCGGCGCACCTATCAGCTCGCGGGCGGCATCCTCCAGGGCATCGAGTCGCACGGCCATCTGCATGGCCTGCCCGACAGCATCGAGACGCCAGGGCTGATGGTGGGGCTCGCGGGCATCGCCCACGGCCTGTTGCGGCTCGCCGCGCCGGAGCGGGTGGCGGACGTGCTCTCCGTGGCCCCTCCCGTCTCGTGA
- a CDS encoding alpha/beta hydrolase: MLRLRRMLILILATFGSLYLVLCVAVFALQRSLLYPAPKGTPPLAEGDGFSRLPLEGGLFVDLFHLPAPPGAPTVVHFHGNGEEVLTQIGLGNLMQARGLGFLTVEYPGYGASPGRPTEEGIYAVAEAALAWLRAKGVSAEQTVLSGRSLGTGVAVEMARRGHGSRVMLVSPYTSIPDIGATAFPFLPVRLLARDRYDTASKAAAVKLPVLIIHGEEDTLIPVDMGRRLGTLFPQAVVETVAGAGHNDVLEDPGKVYRHRMASFALGEP, translated from the coding sequence ATGCTTCGGCTGCGCCGCATGCTCATCCTCATCCTGGCCACCTTCGGATCGCTCTACCTCGTGTTGTGTGTGGCGGTGTTCGCGCTGCAACGCTCCTTGCTCTACCCGGCTCCCAAGGGCACGCCGCCGCTGGCGGAAGGTGACGGCTTCAGCCGCCTCCCGTTGGAGGGCGGCCTGTTCGTGGACTTGTTCCACCTGCCGGCACCTCCGGGCGCGCCCACGGTGGTGCACTTCCACGGCAACGGGGAGGAGGTGCTGACGCAGATAGGCCTGGGCAACTTGATGCAAGCGCGGGGGCTGGGCTTCCTCACCGTCGAGTACCCGGGCTATGGCGCGTCACCGGGGCGTCCCACGGAGGAAGGCATCTACGCCGTGGCGGAAGCGGCGCTCGCCTGGCTGCGCGCGAAGGGTGTGAGCGCCGAGCAGACGGTGCTCAGTGGCCGCAGCCTGGGGACGGGCGTGGCGGTGGAGATGGCGCGGCGCGGGCACGGTTCGCGGGTCATGCTCGTGAGTCCGTACACGTCCATCCCGGACATCGGGGCCACGGCCTTTCCCTTCCTGCCCGTCCGCCTGTTGGCCCGGGACCGGTATGACACCGCGTCCAAGGCCGCCGCCGTGAAGCTCCCCGTGCTCATCATCCACGGAGAGGAAGACACCCTCATCCCCGTGGACATGGGGCGCCGGCTGGGCACGCTCTTCCCCCAGGCCGTCGTGGAGACAGTGGCGGGGGCGGGGCACAACGATGTCCTCGAAGACCCTGGAAAGGTCTACAGACATCGGATGGCGTCATTCGCGTTGGGAGAACCCTGA
- a CDS encoding S-methyl-5'-thioadenosine phosphorylase has product MSNPTSPVIGIIGGSGLYQMDGLTDVEWKKVTSPFGEPSDELCFGTLGGHRVVFLPRHGRGHRLAPTDINFRANIDALKRSGVTDLLSLSAVGGLREEYPPGTFVVVDQFIDRTFARDKSFFGTGLVAHVSMAKPVCSRLGDAVISACEGLGVVARRGGTYLAMEGPQFSSIAESHLYRSWGCDVIGMTNMPEAKLAREAELCYATVAMVTDFDCWHPDHDAVTVDQVVSVLLGNAGKAKGLVKNVVPLLGSHAGPCAQGCHKALDHAIITAPPAWDAAMVEKLSAVAGRVLRR; this is encoded by the coding sequence ATGTCCAACCCCACCTCGCCCGTCATCGGCATCATTGGTGGCAGTGGCCTGTACCAGATGGATGGCCTGACGGACGTCGAATGGAAGAAGGTGACGTCCCCCTTCGGTGAGCCTTCGGACGAGCTGTGCTTCGGCACGCTCGGAGGGCACCGCGTCGTCTTCCTGCCGCGTCACGGGCGAGGCCACCGGCTGGCGCCGACGGACATCAACTTCCGCGCGAACATCGACGCGCTCAAGCGCAGCGGGGTGACGGACCTGCTGTCGTTGTCCGCCGTGGGGGGCCTGCGCGAGGAATACCCACCGGGCACCTTCGTCGTCGTGGACCAGTTCATCGACCGGACCTTCGCCCGGGACAAGAGCTTCTTCGGCACGGGGCTGGTGGCGCACGTCTCCATGGCGAAGCCGGTGTGCTCGCGGCTGGGGGACGCGGTGATTTCCGCGTGCGAGGGCCTGGGCGTCGTCGCGCGCCGGGGCGGCACGTACCTGGCCATGGAGGGGCCGCAGTTCTCCTCCATCGCGGAGAGCCACCTGTACCGGAGCTGGGGCTGTGACGTCATCGGCATGACGAACATGCCGGAGGCCAAGCTCGCGAGGGAGGCGGAGCTCTGTTACGCGACGGTGGCCATGGTCACCGACTTCGACTGCTGGCATCCGGACCATGACGCCGTCACGGTGGACCAGGTCGTCTCCGTGCTGCTGGGCAATGCGGGCAAGGCGAAGGGGCTGGTGAAGAACGTGGTGCCGCTGCTCGGGTCGCATGCCGGCCCCTGTGCACAGGGCTGCCACAAGGCGCTGGACCACGCCATCATCACCGCGCCCCCGGCCTGGGACGCCGCCATGGTGGAGAAGCTGTCCGCGGTGGCGGGCCGGGTGCTGCGCCGATGA
- the mtnA gene encoding S-methyl-5-thioribose-1-phosphate isomerase has protein sequence MKVHGKPMRSIWLAPDAQAAEAIDQTRLPHALVTVRLTTLDEAAHAIRSMQVRGAPLIGATAAYGVWLALRADASDGALEHGLAVLRGTRPTAVNLHWALDDMRQLLAPLPPAERVAAALRRAEAISDEDVAINRAIGAHGLKLLEDAWARKGRQGRLEVLTHCNAGWLATVDFGTALSPIYQAHDAGIPVHVWVDETRPRNQGAQLTAWELGQHGVPHTVIADNVGGHLMQHGQVDLCIVGTDRTTAQGDVANKIGTYLKALAAKDNGVPFYVALPSPTIDWTLRDGVREIPIEQRDGTELSDVTGRLASGEVATVRITPEGSPAANYAFDVTPARLVTALITERGVCPASHDGLLSLFPERRGRAE, from the coding sequence ATGAAGGTCCATGGCAAGCCGATGCGCTCCATCTGGCTGGCGCCGGACGCACAGGCCGCGGAGGCCATTGACCAGACGCGGCTGCCCCACGCGCTCGTCACCGTGCGGCTGACGACCCTGGATGAAGCCGCTCATGCCATCCGGAGCATGCAGGTGCGCGGCGCGCCCCTCATCGGTGCCACCGCGGCCTATGGCGTCTGGCTGGCTTTGCGCGCGGATGCCTCGGACGGCGCGTTGGAGCACGGGCTCGCGGTGCTGCGGGGCACGCGCCCCACCGCCGTGAATCTGCACTGGGCCTTGGATGACATGCGCCAGCTCCTGGCGCCGCTGCCTCCCGCGGAGCGGGTGGCTGCCGCGCTTCGCCGCGCGGAGGCCATCAGCGACGAGGACGTGGCCATCAACCGCGCCATCGGTGCGCACGGCCTGAAGCTCCTGGAGGACGCCTGGGCGCGCAAGGGGCGCCAGGGCCGCCTGGAGGTGCTCACGCACTGCAACGCCGGCTGGTTGGCCACGGTGGACTTCGGCACCGCGCTCTCGCCCATCTACCAGGCGCACGACGCGGGCATCCCCGTGCACGTCTGGGTGGACGAGACGCGCCCGCGCAACCAGGGCGCGCAGCTCACGGCCTGGGAGCTGGGGCAGCACGGCGTCCCGCACACCGTCATCGCGGACAACGTGGGGGGCCACCTGATGCAGCACGGGCAGGTGGACCTGTGCATCGTCGGCACGGACCGCACCACGGCCCAGGGCGACGTGGCGAACAAGATTGGCACCTACCTCAAGGCACTGGCGGCGAAGGACAACGGCGTGCCCTTCTACGTGGCGCTGCCCTCGCCCACCATCGACTGGACGCTGCGGGACGGGGTGCGTGAGATTCCGATTGAACAGCGCGACGGCACGGAGCTGAGCGACGTCACCGGACGTTTGGCGTCGGGCGAGGTGGCCACGGTGCGGATTACGCCGGAGGGGAGCCCCGCGGCGAACTACGCCTTCGACGTGACGCCCGCGAGGCTGGTGACGGCGCTCATCACCGAGCGCGGCGTGTGCCCGGCTTCGCATGACGGGCTGCTGTCGCTCTTCCCGGAGCGGCGCGGGAGGGCGGAATGA
- a CDS encoding class II aldolase/adducin family protein codes for MSGACEHLALRESMIATARRMNASALNQGTSGNLSVRVEAGFLLTPTGMDYDSLVPEDLVLMRFDGSHEGRRSPSSEWQLHRDILAARPEVGAVLHAHSMFCTTLACLHRDIPAFHYMVSAAGGTDVRCAPYATFGTAELAAHVLAALEGRKACLMANHGMVAVGRDLPAAFKLAVEVETLAAMYWRALQAGEPVLLDGAEMARVLEKFKTYGQQPTPPSREA; via the coding sequence ATGAGCGGTGCGTGCGAGCACCTCGCCCTGCGCGAGTCGATGATTGCCACCGCGCGGCGGATGAATGCGTCCGCGCTCAACCAGGGTACCTCCGGCAACCTGAGCGTGCGGGTGGAGGCCGGCTTCCTGCTGACGCCCACCGGCATGGACTACGACTCGCTGGTGCCGGAGGACCTGGTCCTCATGCGCTTCGACGGCAGCCACGAGGGTCGCCGGAGTCCGTCCTCGGAGTGGCAGCTCCACCGGGACATCCTGGCCGCCAGGCCGGAGGTGGGCGCGGTGCTGCATGCGCACTCCATGTTCTGCACCACGCTGGCGTGCCTGCACCGGGACATTCCCGCCTTCCACTACATGGTGTCCGCCGCGGGCGGCACGGACGTGCGCTGCGCGCCCTATGCCACGTTCGGCACGGCGGAGCTCGCGGCCCACGTGCTGGCCGCGCTGGAGGGGCGCAAGGCCTGCCTGATGGCGAACCACGGCATGGTGGCGGTGGGCAGGGACCTGCCGGCGGCCTTCAAGCTGGCCGTCGAAGTGGAGACGCTGGCCGCCATGTACTGGCGGGCGCTCCAGGCGGGTGAACCGGTGCTGCTGGACGGCGCGGAGATGGCGCGCGTCCTGGAGAAGTTCAAGACGTACGGACAGCAGCCGACGCCCCCGTCGCGCGAAGCGTGA
- a CDS encoding metallophosphoesterase, whose product MGRLLFLLVFNVGAWAVLRSLWPGLLRKWRLGVFALGTFLSLVAWLYSAVAGRHAQLPVGDAALRVFSVGWSVAIIMIVLAGAPFLLLRRWLDRPARQAPPLTAPEANPTPPVNMARRNLLTNAGRAVPLLAAGTSSVGLANGYTQFSVREVDIHLPGLPPAMDGFRIGQITDVHVGTFIDTQYLQDAVRAMNDAKVDLQVMTGDLIDDLDQLDGTMAALSECKARHGMLAILGNHEHWRGLEAIRQAYADVEARGGPVRLLVDTSHAFEHAGQRVRVVGVDYPMSGRSHRVKAERMQQSAEAGFRDVAPEEVVLCLTHHPDFFPLAAERGARLTLAGHTHGGQVAFLGVPAFWFAFKYMLGRYRQGDHQLYVSGGTGHWLPFRIGVPTEVTVLTLRATGASAAVRTS is encoded by the coding sequence ATGGGTAGGCTGCTGTTCCTCCTCGTCTTCAACGTCGGCGCCTGGGCCGTGCTCCGGTCGCTGTGGCCCGGCCTGCTCCGAAAGTGGCGCCTGGGTGTCTTCGCGCTGGGGACCTTCCTGTCCCTGGTGGCGTGGCTCTACTCCGCGGTGGCCGGACGGCACGCGCAGCTCCCCGTGGGGGATGCGGCCCTGCGCGTCTTCTCCGTGGGCTGGTCCGTCGCCATCATCATGATTGTCCTCGCCGGCGCGCCCTTCCTCCTGCTGCGCAGGTGGCTGGACCGGCCCGCCCGTCAGGCGCCGCCCCTCACCGCGCCCGAGGCCAACCCCACCCCGCCGGTGAACATGGCGCGCCGCAACCTGCTGACGAACGCCGGCCGCGCGGTGCCGCTGCTGGCGGCCGGGACGAGCTCGGTGGGGCTCGCCAACGGCTACACGCAGTTCTCCGTCCGCGAGGTCGACATCCACCTCCCCGGCCTGCCTCCGGCGATGGATGGGTTCCGCATCGGCCAGATTACGGACGTCCACGTCGGCACGTTCATCGACACCCAGTACCTCCAAGACGCCGTGCGGGCGATGAACGACGCCAAGGTGGACCTCCAGGTGATGACGGGGGACCTCATCGACGACCTGGACCAGCTCGACGGCACCATGGCGGCGCTGTCGGAGTGCAAGGCCCGCCACGGCATGCTCGCCATCCTGGGCAACCATGAGCACTGGCGCGGCCTGGAGGCCATCCGCCAGGCCTACGCCGACGTGGAGGCGCGAGGCGGCCCCGTGCGCCTGCTGGTGGACACGTCCCATGCCTTCGAGCACGCCGGCCAGCGCGTGCGCGTGGTGGGCGTGGACTACCCCATGTCCGGCCGCAGTCACCGCGTGAAGGCGGAGCGCATGCAGCAGTCCGCGGAAGCCGGCTTCCGCGACGTAGCGCCCGAAGAGGTGGTGCTCTGCCTGACGCACCATCCGGACTTCTTCCCGCTCGCGGCCGAGCGCGGCGCACGGCTGACGCTGGCCGGCCACACCCACGGCGGCCAGGTGGCCTTCCTGGGCGTCCCGGCCTTCTGGTTCGCCTTCAAGTACATGCTGGGCCGCTACCGCCAGGGCGACCACCAGCTCTACGTGTCCGGCGGAACGGGGCACTGGCTGCCCTTCCGCATCGGCGTGCCGACAGAGGTGACGGTCCTCACGCTTCGCGCGACGGGGGCGTCGGCTGCTGTCCGTACGTCTTGA
- a CDS encoding FHA domain-containing protein has translation MPSVKQLRPFALATLEAFLEASGRVVLVQQPPEPVFQQVAMRLGEARTVGMAHRTRLVDRLFVMLRGFDALEVHFLRPEAEGEEFSVGRIEGCSLVVPDPSVSKHHATLQWHAQAGDCSVRDLGSMNGTWVNASSLGPDQDRMLNDGDALAFGDAQFLYLRTETLHAHLRMASPSRG, from the coding sequence ATGCCGTCCGTCAAGCAACTGCGCCCGTTCGCCCTGGCAACCCTGGAGGCCTTCCTCGAAGCGTCCGGCCGCGTCGTGCTGGTCCAACAACCTCCCGAGCCCGTCTTCCAACAGGTGGCCATGCGGCTCGGCGAGGCACGCACCGTGGGCATGGCTCACCGGACACGGCTCGTGGACCGGCTGTTCGTCATGCTGCGCGGGTTCGATGCCCTGGAGGTCCACTTCCTCAGGCCGGAGGCGGAGGGAGAGGAGTTCTCCGTGGGACGCATCGAAGGCTGCTCCCTGGTGGTACCCGACCCGTCCGTGTCCAAGCACCATGCGACCCTGCAGTGGCACGCCCAGGCCGGTGACTGCTCGGTGCGCGACCTGGGTTCCATGAATGGCACCTGGGTCAACGCCTCCTCGCTGGGGCCGGACCAGGACCGGATGCTCAACGACGGCGACGCCCTGGCCTTTGGCGATGCCCAGTTCCTCTACCTGCGCACGGAGACGCTCCACGCCCACCTGCGGATGGCCAGTCCCAGCCGGGGCTGA